The Haloarcula sp. H-GB4 genome segment AACAGCGACAGTGTATCGACGGCGACGGAATGGTCGCCTGCAGTGCCTGTCAGTCAGACCTGCTGCCGTCCGGCTGGGGTCTCTGAGGCTCCACTTAGACGCTGCCTTTTGGTTGCTTACGATGACTCATCCGACCGCGACTGGTCGAGAGCTGGAATGACGCCGGCGGTCGCGGTTGCTTTGAACGAAGCGACGAGTTCCGAGCCCGTGGTGATGTCGAGTTTGTCGAGGCTCGTGTCGGTCACGAGCGCTGACAGTGTCGTGGTCGGGTCGACTGCCAGTGCGACCAGCGCGATAGATGTCCCCTCGTCGATACGCTCGACGGTCCCCGCGAACTGGTTGCGTGCGCTCGTCCCCGTCGACTCTGGGGCCTCGGGCGGTGCGTTCAGCGTCACCGTGTCGGCGCGGATGCCGACCTCCACCGCGTCACCGGGACACGCTTCAGTGTCGACGATGGCACGGACCGTCCCCGGCGGGGTCTCGACGGTCGCAAGTTCGCCGTCACGGTTCACCACAGTCCCTCGCAGGACCGTCTCCTCCGCCGTCGCTACCCCATCGAACTCGGCCTGTAGCCGCTGAAAGCGGGCCAGCAGTTGCTCGGCCGTCACTGTAAGTTCGCTGCCGCCGCCACCGCTGCCACCTCGACTGCGGTCGACCAGCGGGCCGAAGGCGTCCTCCAGTTCCACGATGCGACGCTGGGCGTGAGCGTACGATCTGCCCAGCGCGTCGGCGGCGGCGTTCAGTGACCCGTGGGCGGCGACCGCCTGCAGGAGCGTCCGGTCGCGGGCGGTCAGCGCCACGTCGCCCTGCTCCAGTTGCACTTCGACGTCCGCAGTCGCGTCCATACGAACGCCAGGCGGAGTGTGGTCAAAGATTTTATGACTATCACGATTGAACTGGAAGTATCTCCCATGACACAACGACCGAACTCCGACACCGCACGCGGTAATTCACGACGACGAACGACCCGGAGAGCGTTTCTCACCGGGGCTGGCGCGGCAACACTGACCGCGTTAGCGGGCTGTAGCGGTGGTGGAGATGGCGGCGGCGACGGCGAATCGGGCGGTGCCACAGACACGGACGACGGCATGGCCGACGGGACGGATTCGATGACCGAGTCGGCGACAACCGAGTCGTCGATGGGTGATTCGATGACGATATTCCACGCGGGGAGCCTCGCGCCGCCGTTCAGTTCAGCCGAACCGGAGTTTGAGGACGAGTACGGTGTCGATGTCACCCGCGAGGCAAAGGGATCGGTTGCGTCGACACAGAAAATCACACAGCAGGGCCGAACGGCCGACGTTCTGGGCGTTTCCGACTTCCGCCTCATCCGCGACCGCATTCTCCCAGATTTCGGGGACTGGTACGCGATCTTCACGACCAACTCGATGTCGATACAGTACCGTGAAGACTCACCCGGCGCGGGAGATATCTCGAAGGACAACTGGTGGGAAGTGCTGACTCGCGACGACATCACTATCGGGCACTCCGACCCGGCCGTCGACCCCGGCGGCTACCGTGCGGTCATGACACAGCAACTCGGCAAGGAGGAGTTCAACGGGGAGCGCCTCTACGACGAGTCGACCTACCAGGCCCTGCGTGACAACTCTGTGGTGCCGACCGGTACGGAGACGAACCTCGAAGGCCAACTGGAGTCCGGCGAACTGGACTACGTGTTCTACTATCAGTCCATCTCCAGCACCGCCGACAAGCCGTTCATCGACCTGCAGTCGGAGGTGGACCTCTCACAGGCAACCAGCGAGTACGCGACGCACTACGCGAAAGCCGAGGTCGAGACCGGCAGCGGGACATTCACCGGCGCACCCATCGCCTACGGCATGACGGTCCCGAACGTCGCGGAGGCGCCCGGACGTGGGGCGCAGTGGGTGGAGTACTTCGCGAGCGACGCGGGCCGGACGATCCTGGAGGACCAGGGGCTCGTCCCGGTCGACCCCATCGTCGTCCCAGCGAGCGGGGAAGACGCCGTTCCTGACCGCGTGATGAACGTCGCTAGCGCGCAGAGCAACCTCGGTCCGCTGGAGCTGTAAGTGGTCACACCGTTGCGGTCGATAGCTCACGAATACGAGACACCGTACGATGGCAACTGAAACCGACCCCCGATTTGGCCGTGAACGCGTCGGCACGCGGCCGCTCGTTGCCGCCTTCATCGCGCTACAGGCGGTCGCGTTCGTTGCGGCCTACACTTACGGACGACCGACCTGGTACGCATACTTCATGGTCGGGAGCACTGCCGTCACCGCGTACTACCTCGACGGCTCCTCGTTCACCGTCGCAACGGCGACCGTCGGGAGCATTCTCACGGTCGCGCTCGGGCTCCCACTGTTCCTCTTCGTTGCCCGGCAGAACCCCTCGCTTGTCGCCGAGAAAGCGGCGGACCCAGGCGTCCACCGAGTCCTCTACCTTGGGGTTTATGGGCCGCTGTTGGCGGCCGTTCTCAGCCTGGTCCTCGGTGTGCCACTGGCACATCTCCTCGCAGAGGGGTTCCCGGGGCAACCGTTCGTCGAGAGTCTCGTGGACCTCCCGCTGGTCGTCCCGCACTCGGTCGCGGGCATCCTCATTCTGTTCGGGTTTGGGAAAGGTGGTGCGTTCCCGCAGTTCTCCGTGCTCGGGACGATGTTCGGGATGGTGCTCGCGATGACGTTCGTCTCGGCCCCCTACGCGGTGAACGCGACCCGGGAGTCGTTCGAGGCTATCGACACCCGACTCGAATACGCGTCGCGGGTCCACGGCGCGAACAAGTGGGCGACGTTCCGTCGTGTCACTGGGCCGCTGGCCTTCCGTGGAATGGTCACTGGCGGCGTTCTTGCCTGGGCTCGCGCCGTCTCGGAGTTCGGTGCGGTCGCCGTCGTCGCCTACTCGGTGTCGTTCTTCTACCCGCCCGAAGGCGGCGAGGTCACTGCCCAGCACGCTCCGGTGTTCGTCTACAACACCTACCTTCAGGGCGGCCTCGCGGAGAGTGGTGCTGTCGCGTTCCTGCTGTTGGCCGTCTCGGCCGTTATCTTCCTCATCGTCAGGTATCTCACCGATGACGGCTCGGCCACCGGAGGGATGCCATGAACGGACTAAACGCCGCTGTCGAGGCGACGTTCACGGCCGATGGAGCCGAAGCGTTCACCGTCGACGCTGAAATCGAAGTCGAACCGGGCGAGAGTGTCGTGATTCTGGGACCAAGCGGTAGCGGGAAGACCCTCTTGTTAGAAACCGTGGCTGGATTTCAC includes the following:
- a CDS encoding TOBE domain-containing protein is translated as MDATADVEVQLEQGDVALTARDRTLLQAVAAHGSLNAAADALGRSYAHAQRRIVELEDAFGPLVDRSRGGSGGGGSELTVTAEQLLARFQRLQAEFDGVATAEETVLRGTVVNRDGELATVETPPGTVRAIVDTEACPGDAVEVGIRADTVTLNAPPEAPESTGTSARNQFAGTVERIDEGTSIALVALAVDPTTTLSALVTDTSLDKLDITTGSELVASFKATATAGVIPALDQSRSDESS
- a CDS encoding extracellular solute-binding protein translates to MTQRPNSDTARGNSRRRTTRRAFLTGAGAATLTALAGCSGGGDGGGDGESGGATDTDDGMADGTDSMTESATTESSMGDSMTIFHAGSLAPPFSSAEPEFEDEYGVDVTREAKGSVASTQKITQQGRTADVLGVSDFRLIRDRILPDFGDWYAIFTTNSMSIQYREDSPGAGDISKDNWWEVLTRDDITIGHSDPAVDPGGYRAVMTQQLGKEEFNGERLYDESTYQALRDNSVVPTGTETNLEGQLESGELDYVFYYQSISSTADKPFIDLQSEVDLSQATSEYATHYAKAEVETGSGTFTGAPIAYGMTVPNVAEAPGRGAQWVEYFASDAGRTILEDQGLVPVDPIVVPASGEDAVPDRVMNVASAQSNLGPLEL
- a CDS encoding ABC transporter permease; this encodes MATETDPRFGRERVGTRPLVAAFIALQAVAFVAAYTYGRPTWYAYFMVGSTAVTAYYLDGSSFTVATATVGSILTVALGLPLFLFVARQNPSLVAEKAADPGVHRVLYLGVYGPLLAAVLSLVLGVPLAHLLAEGFPGQPFVESLVDLPLVVPHSVAGILILFGFGKGGAFPQFSVLGTMFGMVLAMTFVSAPYAVNATRESFEAIDTRLEYASRVHGANKWATFRRVTGPLAFRGMVTGGVLAWARAVSEFGAVAVVAYSVSFFYPPEGGEVTAQHAPVFVYNTYLQGGLAESGAVAFLLLAVSAVIFLIVRYLTDDGSATGGMP